The proteins below come from a single Gimesia alba genomic window:
- a CDS encoding carbon storage regulator, with protein sequence MFILSRGPGQSILIDDLEVSVGWIRFNKVQLLIEDPETETPAKPILYLNEKIELAIGISIIVIQITAEKARLGIESPPGTQVTRSELV encoded by the coding sequence GTGTTCATCCTCTCCCGCGGTCCTGGACAATCCATTCTGATTGACGATTTGGAAGTTTCCGTCGGCTGGATTCGCTTCAACAAAGTCCAACTCCTCATAGAGGACCCCGAAACAGAGACACCGGCGAAACCGATTTTGTATCTGAACGAGAAAATCGAACTCGCCATCGGGATTTCGATCATCGTGATTCAAATTACTGCCGAGAAAGCGCGTCTCGGCATCGAATCACCACCCGGGACGCAAGTGACACGCAGTGAACTGGTCTGA
- a CDS encoding Nramp family divalent metal transporter → MSDQPPTNPFMRILSSLGPAIITASVVLGPGSILSASKIGHTYAYQMIWVLVIAVIMMIAMTALSARLGIQLKGTICDELADRANRPIAAATGIILFLIAACFQFSNNLGVLAAVEPFIKDESNLSIGIIIGMNAFIILVLYGFKHLYGLIEKLMKLLVGVMIVAFAINLFQVKPDWVAAISGFIPSLPEWDKTKSIQDVMTPVVALYATTFSVAGAFYQSYLVRQKGWKRENLQQGLVDSTIGISVLGLITMMVLITAATVLYQNPKVETLGSVADVAKSLEPAFGKSAMIIFSLGIFAGAFSSFLVNAMIGGSILADGFGLGGYIDQKWPKLFTVLALLVGMGVAIYTERMGAKPMGLIIFAQSLTVLGIPMLAIAMLWLATRPDMKGENAIPAWMKILGFIGLISSVLLALRTAYNLILQLMNG, encoded by the coding sequence ATGAGCGACCAGCCGCCAACAAATCCGTTTATGCGCATCCTGAGCAGTCTCGGTCCCGCGATTATTACCGCCTCGGTCGTCTTGGGACCGGGAAGTATTCTTTCGGCGTCAAAAATCGGGCACACCTATGCGTATCAGATGATCTGGGTGCTGGTGATTGCAGTGATCATGATGATCGCGATGACGGCGTTGTCGGCCCGGTTGGGAATTCAACTGAAGGGAACGATTTGTGATGAGCTGGCCGATCGTGCCAACCGCCCGATTGCTGCGGCGACGGGCATCATTCTGTTTTTAATCGCCGCCTGTTTTCAGTTCAGTAATAACCTGGGCGTTCTGGCGGCGGTCGAACCATTTATTAAAGATGAAAGTAATCTTTCGATCGGCATCATCATCGGAATGAATGCCTTCATCATACTGGTGTTGTATGGATTTAAGCATCTTTACGGTTTGATTGAAAAATTGATGAAGTTGCTGGTCGGCGTGATGATTGTGGCATTTGCCATCAATCTGTTTCAGGTCAAACCGGACTGGGTCGCCGCGATCTCCGGTTTCATTCCCTCCCTGCCCGAATGGGATAAGACCAAAAGTATCCAGGACGTGATGACACCGGTCGTCGCCTTGTATGCAACGACCTTCTCGGTAGCGGGTGCTTTTTATCAATCGTATCTGGTTCGGCAAAAGGGCTGGAAGAGAGAAAACCTGCAGCAGGGACTAGTCGATTCCACAATCGGCATTAGTGTGCTGGGTCTGATCACGATGATGGTCCTGATCACGGCTGCCACAGTTCTGTACCAGAATCCGAAAGTAGAAACCCTGGGATCGGTAGCAGATGTCGCGAAGAGTCTGGAGCCTGCGTTCGGAAAATCGGCGATGATCATTTTCTCGCTGGGTATCTTCGCGGGGGCCTTCAGTTCCTTCCTCGTGAACGCCATGATCGGAGGCTCGATTCTGGCCGATGGTTTCGGGCTGGGCGGTTACATCGATCAAAAGTGGCCGAAACTGTTCACGGTACTCGCACTACTGGTGGGAATGGGCGTCGCGATTTACACAGAGCGCATGGGAGCCAAGCCGATGGGGCTGATCATCTTCGCGCAATCTCTAACCGTGTTAGGCATCCCGATGCTGGCCATCGCCATGCTCTGGCTCGCCACCCGCCCCGACATGAAAGGCGAAAATGCGATCCCCGCCTGGATGAAAATCCTGGGGTTCATCGGCTTGATCTCCTCGGTACTGCTGGCACTGAGAACCGCGTATAATTTGATTCTGCAGTTGATGAACGGGTAG
- a CDS encoding nitroreductase family protein, with product MDTLKAIEERRSVKSYDPEHQMTQEEIDKLLSYTMLSPTAFNIQHWRFLVVQDPELRQKIREASWNQAQVTDASLLVVLCADLKAWKKDPDRYWRNAPEPVQQALVPMILNYYQDNAEAERDEALRSCGMAAQTMMLVAKEMGYDTCPMDGFDFDKVGELINLPEDYLISMFIVVGKAVRPANERAGQLPLEEVVIYDRFE from the coding sequence ATGGACACCTTAAAGGCAATTGAAGAAAGACGTTCGGTTAAATCGTACGATCCCGAACACCAGATGACCCAGGAAGAAATCGACAAACTGCTTTCTTATACGATGCTCTCACCAACCGCGTTTAATATTCAGCATTGGCGGTTCCTGGTGGTGCAGGATCCGGAGTTACGGCAAAAAATCCGGGAAGCATCCTGGAATCAGGCACAGGTAACCGACGCTTCGCTGCTGGTGGTACTTTGTGCGGATCTGAAGGCGTGGAAAAAAGATCCGGACCGCTACTGGCGGAATGCCCCCGAGCCGGTACAGCAGGCACTAGTCCCGATGATTCTCAATTATTATCAGGATAATGCCGAAGCCGAGCGGGATGAAGCACTGCGTTCCTGCGGGATGGCGGCGCAGACCATGATGCTGGTCGCGAAAGAGATGGGTTACGATACCTGCCCCATGGATGGTTTCGATTTCGACAAGGTGGGTGAACTGATCAATCTACCCGAAGATTATCTGATTTCGATGTTTATCGTCGTCGGCAAAGCCGTTCGACCGGCCAATGAACGGGCAGGGCAGTTACCACTGGAAGAAGTCGTCATTTACGACCGTTTTGAATAA
- a CDS encoding DUF6896 domain-containing protein translates to MNQLSQELSERLKAASDESIPLNEFVEAWLSRPFSLTPWAAWTLFSLIRHRPRQEFVAEIVKHRLGVKLEALAEEGYFAHPKGKGRGLVPGLEEWEYDLHGIGCCVTHRVSGESIDVDFFDESADWIALDFYKYYLSSLRTPELWEQRVIALHPGYDTVKYALDELLDTGLLEQHSTKEAARLAFDERAFSTLMNLFEKTRDENESLIRLAAVLGDAPLVKQLLKPEQVKPMIEQAATQVIEQREQFLAQQFEQSIDQTLALKGLQEHQSPNLDDYLKRTLNGEDSDTISTALKFIVKSKNVVWCPLIFDLMQRFDPTGGPNEFPQPEIWSQCLEFLLRHNYRFSETSESLREVHQYCLGEATLLALEFKPEYALTLFRKALRSTIPNNREIVAAVLAILDQPWSRRELLAALAESEEQEPTQEIRAAILQTHCNSAHQVVLNWEERNPREKEAGEWITVDEFHTRSIPHFLQWQMEERHDRVLPLRSVVPPEPESN, encoded by the coding sequence ATGAACCAGTTATCACAAGAACTATCGGAAAGACTCAAAGCAGCCAGCGATGAATCGATTCCGCTGAACGAATTTGTGGAAGCGTGGTTGTCGCGTCCCTTTTCTCTCACTCCCTGGGCCGCCTGGACGTTGTTTTCACTGATCCGGCACCGCCCGCGGCAGGAGTTCGTCGCGGAAATTGTCAAGCACCGGCTGGGTGTAAAGCTGGAAGCGCTTGCTGAAGAAGGTTACTTTGCCCACCCCAAAGGAAAAGGGCGCGGCCTGGTGCCTGGGCTGGAAGAGTGGGAATATGACTTGCATGGCATCGGCTGTTGTGTGACTCACCGTGTCAGCGGGGAATCAATCGACGTCGATTTTTTTGATGAGAGTGCCGACTGGATTGCGCTCGATTTTTATAAATATTATCTAAGCTCTCTACGTACTCCCGAACTCTGGGAACAGCGGGTGATCGCATTGCATCCCGGGTATGACACCGTCAAATATGCATTGGACGAGCTTTTGGATACCGGCCTGTTGGAGCAACACTCCACGAAGGAGGCTGCACGTCTGGCTTTCGATGAGCGGGCGTTTTCAACGCTGATGAATCTGTTCGAGAAAACTCGAGACGAAAACGAATCTTTGATTCGACTGGCGGCTGTGCTCGGCGATGCGCCGCTGGTAAAGCAACTGTTGAAGCCTGAGCAAGTCAAACCGATGATAGAACAAGCCGCCACACAGGTCATCGAGCAGCGAGAGCAGTTTCTGGCACAACAGTTCGAACAGAGCATTGATCAAACACTGGCATTGAAAGGCTTGCAGGAACATCAGAGCCCGAATTTAGATGATTATCTAAAACGAACCTTGAACGGCGAAGACTCTGATACAATTTCGACGGCACTGAAATTCATTGTGAAATCGAAAAACGTTGTCTGGTGTCCGCTCATCTTTGATCTCATGCAGCGTTTTGATCCTACTGGTGGTCCCAATGAATTTCCACAACCTGAGATCTGGTCACAATGTCTGGAGTTCCTGCTACGTCACAATTATCGGTTTTCGGAAACGTCGGAATCCCTTCGTGAGGTCCATCAATATTGTCTCGGTGAGGCCACACTGCTTGCATTGGAATTTAAGCCTGAGTATGCCCTCACGCTCTTTCGAAAAGCACTCAGGTCAACGATACCAAACAATCGAGAAATTGTTGCTGCCGTCTTAGCGATCCTGGATCAGCCCTGGAGTCGTCGGGAATTGCTAGCCGCGCTGGCTGAATCTGAAGAACAAGAGCCCACACAGGAAATCCGGGCCGCCATTCTGCAGACTCACTGTAACAGCGCGCATCAGGTGGTCCTGAACTGGGAAGAACGAAATCCTCGAGAAAAAGAGGCCGGTGAGTGGATCACCGTCGATGAGTTTCATACTCGTAGTATCCCCCATTTCTTACAATGGCAGATGGAAGAGCGGCACGATCGGGTGTTACCACTGCGCTCCGTTGTGCCGCCTGAACCTGAATCGAATTAA
- a CDS encoding glycoside hydrolase family protein, protein MFSESTWSRKSIGDVDVVYHDGLYHLFHLVLPNHDFIAHAISDNALNWRRVDNALFIGDPGSWDDLMLWTMHVSPDPHQPGRWRMFYTGVSRRDQGKKQRLGMAVSDDLFHWQKADTNWVDERGHSDPQIVKEVRERLRSSISNNIKAKQNPESCIPLKPDSQYYESSVDSERGWVSFRDPFYFREEDQGWLLMAARVNEGPLIRRGCVGLMEEVSPNQFRALPPLHAPMMYDDIEVPNLFQIDGDYYLIGSLREDAKIRYWHTKDLEQPWQNYYDNVLLAKGNYAGRICQDDKGILLWNFYVNDPLDRTTNNLLPPPKRLVKRRNGQLRLKTFEGIESRVTGPLNSRCLHTLKGARDEAYFCLINSSLEVISQAGFQGFVFDEEINCFQMRCRFSMKGAGKCGILCRVDPETHDGYYVSLDLIKGIAQYRSWKTGPEKSGEHMMQFQSLQDGFWSSADPRDVDVKLISFGSYHELSIDGNIILSLANEDFSSGLLGFYVESASLHIDHLDVQHLKSPTQTDEHLTTGWAAEGQEK, encoded by the coding sequence ATGTTTTCTGAATCTACCTGGAGTCGAAAGAGCATCGGCGATGTTGATGTTGTATACCACGATGGTTTGTATCATCTGTTTCATTTGGTACTTCCTAACCATGACTTCATTGCGCATGCGATCAGCGATAACGCGTTGAACTGGCGGCGAGTGGATAACGCCCTGTTTATCGGTGATCCGGGAAGCTGGGACGATTTGATGCTCTGGACCATGCACGTCTCTCCCGATCCGCATCAACCGGGGCGCTGGCGTATGTTTTACACTGGTGTATCGCGCCGAGATCAGGGGAAAAAACAGCGGCTCGGCATGGCTGTCAGCGACGATCTGTTTCACTGGCAGAAAGCAGATACCAACTGGGTGGACGAGCGCGGGCATTCTGATCCCCAGATTGTGAAAGAGGTGCGAGAGAGACTGAGATCTTCCATCTCTAATAACATCAAAGCGAAGCAGAACCCGGAAAGCTGTATTCCTCTGAAACCGGATTCGCAGTATTACGAATCGTCGGTCGATTCGGAGCGAGGCTGGGTCAGCTTTCGCGATCCGTTTTATTTTCGGGAAGAAGATCAGGGATGGCTCTTGATGGCGGCACGCGTGAACGAGGGACCGTTGATCCGGCGGGGATGCGTGGGTTTAATGGAAGAGGTCTCTCCCAATCAGTTTCGCGCCCTGCCACCGCTGCATGCGCCGATGATGTATGACGATATTGAAGTCCCCAACCTGTTCCAGATCGACGGCGATTACTATTTGATCGGCAGCCTCCGCGAAGATGCCAAGATTCGCTACTGGCACACGAAGGACCTGGAGCAACCCTGGCAAAACTATTATGACAATGTTCTGCTGGCGAAAGGAAATTATGCCGGCCGGATCTGCCAGGACGATAAAGGCATCCTGCTCTGGAATTTTTATGTCAATGATCCGCTGGACCGGACTACGAATAATCTACTGCCCCCTCCTAAACGGCTGGTGAAACGCCGCAACGGGCAGCTGCGTTTGAAAACGTTTGAAGGGATCGAGAGTCGAGTTACCGGTCCGCTTAATTCGCGGTGCCTGCATACCCTCAAAGGAGCCCGGGATGAAGCCTACTTCTGTCTCATTAATAGTTCGCTGGAAGTTATCAGTCAGGCCGGTTTCCAGGGGTTTGTCTTTGATGAGGAAATCAACTGTTTTCAGATGCGATGTCGCTTTTCGATGAAGGGAGCCGGGAAATGTGGCATTCTTTGTCGCGTCGATCCGGAGACTCACGACGGGTATTATGTGTCGCTCGATCTGATCAAGGGGATTGCCCAGTATCGTTCCTGGAAAACGGGACCAGAAAAATCGGGCGAACACATGATGCAGTTCCAGTCACTGCAGGATGGATTCTGGAGTTCGGCCGATCCCAGAGATGTGGATGTCAAACTAATCTCTTTCGGCAGCTATCATGAATTGAGTATCGACGGCAACATCATTTTATCGTTGGCAAATGAGGACTTCAGCAGCGGCCTGCTGGGCTTTTACGTTGAATCCGCGTCGCTGCACATTGATCATTTGGACGTGCAGCATCTGAAATCGCCGACTCAGACCGACGAACATTTAACCACAGGCTGGGCTGCAGAGGGGCAGGAAAAATAA
- a CDS encoding glycosyltransferase → MLVLATVCIFCLFCFALLNLYWGHKSARLYRTHLNQSSESDFTPVATVILSLRGNDPFLAHCLDGLLNQDYPEYAVKIIVDHVDDPALAFVNQYLEQHTHPHCEVIIREIYTGACGLKNASLVQAMKNLDENVEVVAWLDADAVPHRSWLRELVAPLQNSQVGIASGIRWYTPRDSNPGTMIRHAWNAAALVQMISLEIAWGGSIALSRSVYENPLLSETLLKMLWDDTGLKAVAVELEKEVAFVPAATMTNAESIPFRSCFRFITRQLVNTRFYHSKWWLIATVGFGMAFAQTVLLILGLIFLVQGNLFWAGLSAGSLLFSNGCVAASIYRISLLIHQTVRARGENFQRQPLRTMGYLWITLYIFSAALFAAMRTKIINWRGVIYHVPSAFEIQITHYEPFQEINELQAPLELENISL, encoded by the coding sequence ATGTTAGTGCTGGCAACGGTGTGCATCTTCTGCCTGTTTTGTTTCGCGTTGCTCAATCTCTACTGGGGTCACAAATCGGCCCGGCTTTACCGCACTCATCTCAATCAGAGTTCGGAAAGTGATTTTACGCCCGTCGCAACAGTCATTCTTTCGCTGCGCGGTAATGATCCGTTTCTGGCTCATTGCCTGGATGGTTTACTAAATCAAGATTATCCGGAGTACGCCGTAAAAATTATCGTTGATCACGTCGACGATCCAGCCTTGGCCTTTGTTAATCAATATCTGGAACAACACACGCATCCGCATTGTGAAGTCATAATCCGGGAAATCTATACGGGTGCTTGTGGGTTGAAAAATGCATCGCTGGTTCAGGCCATGAAAAATCTGGATGAGAACGTAGAAGTGGTCGCCTGGCTGGACGCCGATGCGGTACCACATCGTAGCTGGTTGAGAGAGCTTGTCGCGCCATTACAGAATTCGCAAGTTGGTATTGCATCGGGGATCCGTTGGTATACGCCACGCGATTCGAATCCCGGAACGATGATTCGGCATGCCTGGAATGCGGCTGCATTGGTTCAAATGATTTCGCTGGAAATTGCCTGGGGAGGTTCGATTGCCCTGAGCCGTTCTGTTTATGAAAACCCGTTGCTCTCGGAGACCTTGTTGAAAATGCTATGGGACGACACCGGGCTCAAAGCGGTCGCTGTTGAATTAGAAAAAGAAGTGGCTTTCGTGCCTGCTGCCACGATGACGAATGCCGAGTCGATCCCCTTCCGTTCCTGCTTTCGTTTTATAACCCGCCAGTTAGTCAATACTCGATTCTATCATTCGAAATGGTGGTTGATTGCGACTGTGGGGTTCGGCATGGCTTTTGCCCAAACAGTGCTCTTGATCCTCGGATTGATCTTTTTAGTACAAGGAAATCTGTTTTGGGCAGGACTCTCTGCGGGGAGCCTGCTTTTTAGTAACGGTTGTGTGGCAGCCTCTATCTATCGCATTAGTCTTTTGATTCATCAGACAGTCCGTGCGCGGGGAGAAAATTTCCAACGGCAACCGCTGAGAACGATGGGTTATCTGTGGATCACACTGTATATTTTCAGTGCGGCCCTGTTCGCTGCCATGAGAACCAAAATCATCAACTGGCGCGGCGTGATTTATCATGTTCCTTCTGCATTCGAGATTCAGATCACGCATTACGAGCCCTTCCAGGAAATAAACGAGTTGCAAGCCCCACTCGAACTGGAAAATATCTCGCTCTGA